A section of the Clostridium felsineum DSM 794 genome encodes:
- a CDS encoding EAL domain-containing protein encodes MEASNVDVNSILANKNLIIKFQPVVSVIKKSVIGLEAVCLGSSDDNGGIITTSKLFKTAEKQDVLIELDRLYREKAIKEFAKVYKRNKELLLFLDINISIIDKYVGSGIIMNLVSDSGISSNNIVLQIVEGKMTNVEALKKFIYLYRSNGFLVALKDLGTGFANMDKISYVEPDIIKINSVLTKGIEVDYYRQEVFRSLVNLSKKIGALVVCEDIASEQETMTIMELGADMLEGTYFENDFDLGEKFLDASRKLIAETAVKYEKYTEEEVNAKEMIYSGYDSVINEALKELAAIEEEKFDETIGKVINRNSKLECVYILDKDGIQVGSTATKFTDLVPQRALIFEPAQKGTNHALKKYYYFLKTMSLNKYVTEPYISLATGNLCITISAVFKNLEDKEYILCVDFNPDYMNM; translated from the coding sequence ATGGAGGCAAGTAATGTTGATGTAAACAGTATACTAGCTAATAAGAATTTAATTATAAAATTTCAACCTGTTGTATCTGTAATAAAAAAATCTGTAATTGGTTTAGAAGCGGTTTGTTTAGGATCTTCTGATGATAATGGGGGAATTATTACTACATCAAAACTTTTTAAGACTGCCGAAAAGCAGGATGTTTTAATTGAGCTTGACAGACTTTACAGAGAAAAGGCAATTAAAGAATTTGCTAAGGTTTATAAAAGAAATAAGGAATTACTTTTATTTTTAGATATTAATATATCTATAATAGATAAATACGTAGGATCTGGAATAATAATGAACTTGGTGTCGGATTCAGGAATTTCATCTAATAATATTGTACTTCAAATAGTAGAAGGAAAAATGACTAACGTAGAAGCACTTAAAAAATTTATATATTTATATAGAAGCAATGGATTCTTAGTAGCACTTAAAGATTTAGGGACAGGTTTTGCCAATATGGACAAAATATCCTATGTTGAACCAGATATTATAAAAATAAATAGTGTTTTAACAAAAGGTATAGAAGTTGACTATTATAGACAAGAGGTTTTCAGATCACTTGTTAACTTGTCAAAAAAAATTGGTGCACTTGTAGTCTGTGAGGATATAGCATCAGAACAGGAAACAATGACGATTATGGAGCTTGGAGCTGACATGCTAGAGGGAACGTACTTTGAAAATGATTTCGATTTAGGTGAGAAATTTTTAGATGCAAGCAGAAAGCTTATAGCTGAAACAGCTGTAAAGTACGAAAAATATACAGAAGAAGAAGTAAATGCTAAAGAAATGATTTATAGTGGATATGATTCTGTTATAAATGAAGCTTTAAAAGAGTTGGCAGCGATAGAAGAAGAAAAATTTGATGAAACTATAGGTAAAGTTATAAATAGAAATAGTAAGCTTGAATGTGTTTATATACTTGATAAAGACGGAATTCAAGTAGGAAGCACGGCAACTAAATTTACAGATTTAGTTCCACAAAGAGCGCTTATATTTGAACCAGCACAAAAAGGAACCAATCATGCTTTGAAAAAATATTACTATTTTCTTAAAACAATGAGCCTTAATAAGTATGTAACAGAGCCATACATATCTTTAGCTACAGGAAATTTATGCATAACTATCTCAGCAGTATTTAAAAATTTAGAAGATAAAGAATATATATTATGTGTTGATTTTAATCCTGATTACATGAACATGTAG
- a CDS encoding sensor histidine kinase: protein MNYSEVEDFGIKYKQEKINKVIFLTIVFGVYILTQILFFNYKFYIETSEIFKVFFDLYILFSASITYKISSKKVIIYTICIFGVLGVIDFISLISILKYNSHLMELYELLNFNNAVENLIVYTYFIGLISVLQNSKSKYRNIKIVEVVALIGLILFVLPITFIKAFWGYSIISLNNLHLFSAIVCIVITFIFIYNFQKKRKWIKSKGLISTYIVLYCFIILPNILCFNNLLGRLSFFVEFVCSILVYILVSKEVINKNIDNIKSKLDVIEKDRTSYRNALEKLSEGIIIERENKIIFMNEAQRKIFDIKKDKFIPNMDVNEIVYKASPKNEENERKIITSSGKEVYLRVEELSISVNGKEFNIHLIKDISKKKFTEKSKEEIEKMRATDKLKGEFFTNITHELRTPINVIYSAIQVMEMRIDKNNFDRRNINKYMKVLKQNCYRLLRIISNLIDITKIDSGFLKPCVSDREIISLIENITMSIVPYLHEKGMELIFDTEVEEKYVQCDPDMIERVMLNLFSNAVKFRRENGLVLVTIHDKGSKIVLEVKDNGIGIPKEKQEVIFKRFKQVNPMNVTPHQGSGIGLSLVKSIVEMNGGKISVESEENVGSTFIIEFPAVQNEVMDEYRHVKKVDDNNIKNIVEKVNIEFADIYLE, encoded by the coding sequence ATGAATTATTCCGAAGTAGAAGATTTTGGAATTAAGTATAAACAAGAAAAGATAAACAAAGTTATATTTTTAACAATTGTATTTGGGGTATACATTCTTACACAGATTTTATTTTTTAATTATAAGTTTTACATAGAAACTAGTGAAATTTTTAAGGTATTTTTTGATTTGTACATACTTTTTTCGGCAAGTATAACCTATAAGATTTCGTCTAAAAAAGTTATAATTTATACAATATGTATTTTCGGTGTTCTTGGAGTTATAGACTTTATATCATTAATATCCATATTAAAATACAATAGTCATTTAATGGAGCTTTATGAACTTTTGAATTTTAATAATGCTGTAGAAAATTTAATAGTCTATACATATTTTATTGGTCTTATATCTGTACTTCAAAATAGTAAGAGCAAATATAGGAATATTAAAATTGTAGAGGTGGTAGCTTTAATAGGATTGATTTTGTTTGTATTACCTATAACGTTTATAAAAGCATTTTGGGGATATAGCATAATTAGCTTAAATAATTTGCATTTATTTTCTGCAATTGTATGCATAGTGATAACGTTCATATTTATCTACAATTTTCAAAAAAAGAGAAAATGGATTAAAAGCAAAGGTTTAATTTCTACATATATAGTTTTATATTGTTTTATTATCTTACCTAATATACTTTGTTTTAATAATCTTCTTGGAAGGTTAAGTTTTTTTGTGGAATTCGTGTGTTCTATTCTTGTATACATATTAGTATCTAAAGAAGTAATTAATAAGAACATAGACAATATAAAGAGTAAACTTGACGTTATAGAAAAGGATAGAACTTCATACAGAAATGCTTTAGAAAAATTAAGTGAAGGAATTATAATTGAAAGAGAAAATAAAATAATTTTTATGAATGAAGCTCAAAGAAAAATTTTTGATATTAAAAAGGACAAGTTTATCCCCAATATGGATGTGAATGAAATTGTATACAAAGCTTCGCCTAAGAATGAAGAAAATGAAAGAAAGATCATAACGTCTAGTGGAAAGGAAGTATATCTAAGGGTTGAGGAACTTTCTATTTCTGTAAATGGAAAAGAGTTTAACATACATTTAATTAAGGATATTTCTAAGAAAAAATTCACTGAAAAAAGTAAAGAAGAAATTGAAAAAATGAGAGCTACAGATAAGCTCAAAGGAGAATTCTTTACAAATATAACACATGAACTTAGAACACCTATAAATGTTATATATAGTGCAATTCAAGTTATGGAAATGAGAATTGATAAAAATAATTTTGATAGGCGCAACATAAATAAATATATGAAAGTTTTAAAACAAAATTGTTATAGACTTTTAAGAATAATAAGTAACTTAATTGATATAACAAAAATTGATAGTGGTTTTTTAAAGCCTTGTGTAAGTGATAGAGAGATAATTAGTCTTATAGAAAATATAACTATGTCTATAGTGCCATATCTACATGAAAAAGGAATGGAGCTCATATTTGATACAGAAGTAGAGGAAAAATACGTTCAGTGCGATCCAGATATGATAGAAAGGGTAATGCTCAATTTGTTTTCAAATGCAGTAAAATTTAGAAGAGAAAATGGACTAGTACTTGTAACAATACATGATAAAGGTTCTAAGATAGTACTGGAAGTGAAAGATAATGGTATAGGAATACCTAAGGAAAAGCAGGAGGTTATATTCAAAAGATTTAAGCAAGTTAATCCGATGAATGTTACCCCTCATCAGGGAAGTGGTATAGGCCTTTCGCTTGTTAAATCTATAGTTGAAATGAATGGTGGTAAAATATCAGTGGAGAGTGAAGAAAATGTAGGATCTACATTTATTATAGAATTTCCAGCGGTGCAAAATGAAGTTATGGATGAGTACAGGCATGTAAAAAAAGTAGATGATAATAATATAAAAAATATTGTAGAAAAGGTTAATATAGAATTTGCAGATATATATCTTGAGTAA